The Methylomusa anaerophila genome has a segment encoding these proteins:
- a CDS encoding WapI family immunity protein: MPQINGLEKNVLLEICLVKSSLLDVKMSRSDVENWIPFTFLLEVPNEKYIYDEEAGTTFTLFEIKRFISEVQNIIHLKKNNQKFEKFEFFNLEANFGIIIFDPFEENELGVEVWIKMGSYSKGQLRGFDKGYSFGVSLISVDKFANELNQQLFKLMASERVNR; this comes from the coding sequence ATGCCTCAAATTAATGGTTTAGAAAAGAATGTTTTGCTAGAAATTTGTCTGGTAAAAAGTTCGCTATTGGATGTAAAAATGTCGCGTAGCGATGTTGAAAACTGGATTCCGTTTACCTTTCTCTTAGAAGTCCCAAATGAGAAATATATTTACGATGAGGAGGCAGGAACTACCTTTACTCTGTTTGAGATTAAAAGATTCATTTCTGAAGTACAGAACATAATCCATCTCAAAAAGAATAACCAAAAGTTTGAGAAATTTGAGTTCTTTAATCTTGAAGCTAACTTTGGCATAATCATTTTTGATCCCTTCGAGGAAAATGAATTAGGTGTCGAGGTATGGATTAAAATGGGTTCATATTCAAAGGGGCAGCTAAGAGGTTTTGATAAGGGATATAGTTTTGGAGTATCGTTAATTTCTGTAGATAAATTTGCCAATGAATTAAACCAACAACTTTTTAAATTAATGGCTTCCGAGCGAGTAAATAGATAA
- a CDS encoding IS110 family RNA-guided transposase — MKKADLLSTLFVGIDVSSRENVVCAIDYEAQKLLRFSVPNNHPGAIEMAEKLHAFLYGNRDINKLMLALESTSFYGIHIANYLSSCELLMPFHTHVYCLNPKMIANYKKSYIDLGKNDAVDAFVIADFARVGRITTAPWRGSQFLALQRLTRHRLHIAASLTREKTYMLLNIFLKFSQLSMLHEDQQPFSDHYGATASSVLTDFLSTEDIANMPMQALIDHIGQKGKNRFVNPGHTASLLQQAARNSYRLDKCLYEPLTLSIASSFNLISAYESEIKAINKAIEKTLKGLDPNAYHSLLSIPGIGPVYAAGIIAEIGSIDAFNSHSALAKYAGLVWRENQSGNFRADDTVLSKAGNSYLRYYLIEAASHVKNHIPEYAAFYHKKYDEVKTHQHKRALALTARKFIRLIFGLLANHQLYSKSRVSQI; from the coding sequence ATGAAGAAGGCGGATCTTCTTTCTACTTTATTTGTGGGGATTGACGTAAGTTCCCGAGAAAATGTCGTCTGTGCTATTGATTACGAAGCACAGAAACTTCTGCGGTTTTCTGTACCGAACAATCACCCGGGAGCCATTGAAATGGCCGAAAAACTTCATGCCTTCCTTTACGGAAACCGTGACATCAACAAGCTGATGCTTGCTTTGGAGTCCACGTCTTTCTACGGAATTCATATCGCCAATTATTTGTCTTCCTGTGAGCTGTTAATGCCATTTCATACTCACGTTTATTGTTTGAACCCCAAGATGATTGCCAATTACAAAAAATCGTACATCGACTTAGGGAAAAACGATGCTGTTGACGCTTTTGTAATCGCTGATTTTGCCAGAGTCGGCCGAATTACTACTGCGCCTTGGCGCGGCAGCCAGTTTCTTGCTCTGCAACGCCTGACCCGCCATCGTTTACATATCGCCGCTTCGCTTACTCGCGAGAAAACCTATATGCTCTTGAATATATTTCTTAAATTCAGTCAACTTTCTATGCTCCACGAAGATCAGCAGCCGTTTTCCGACCATTACGGTGCTACGGCCTCTTCGGTTTTAACCGACTTCCTCTCTACCGAGGACATTGCCAATATGCCGATGCAAGCACTGATTGATCATATTGGCCAAAAAGGTAAAAACCGGTTTGTAAATCCTGGCCATACAGCCTCTTTACTTCAGCAGGCAGCTCGCAATTCTTACCGATTGGATAAATGCCTATATGAACCTTTAACCCTCTCTATCGCCTCATCTTTCAACCTTATTTCCGCTTATGAGTCCGAAATAAAGGCCATTAATAAGGCAATTGAAAAAACTCTCAAGGGGCTTGACCCAAATGCTTATCACTCTCTGTTGTCCATTCCTGGCATCGGTCCGGTTTACGCTGCCGGCATCATTGCGGAGATTGGCTCCATCGACGCCTTTAACTCGCACAGTGCTCTTGCTAAATATGCCGGTCTTGTTTGGCGTGAAAATCAATCCGGCAATTTTAGGGCTGACGACACCGTTCTTTCAAAAGCTGGCAATTCCTACTTAAGATACTATCTAATTGAAGCTGCCAGTCATGTTAAGAACCATATACCGGAATACGCAGCTTTTTACCACAAGAAATACGATGAAGTTAAAACTCATCAGCATAAACGCGCACTCGCACTTACTGCTCGTAAATTTATCCGGCTGATTTTTGGATTGCTGGCCAACCATCAGCTTTACTCTAAAAGTAGAGTAAGCCAAATTTAA
- a CDS encoding hemagglutinin repeat-containing protein, with protein MAVGLEGGSSVGSTQMTAEQTTHAETVDPSNISAGGSVSITATDGDVKFRGMKINATDIHIDAAHDIDMDAAQNIQQIGGKTSSSSWSLGASFGLPRGNFMGLTGGFGSGNGTENGNLVTHTGTVIDASGTVTLNSGNDTNIISSQIIGEKVEAAIGGNLNIASLQDSDDYTAKNQSSGLGLGTGKISGTHSSFNTGKTNSTYDSVTSQAGIFAAEEGFDIYVEKYRPEGCGHF; from the coding sequence TTGGCGGTAGGACTCGAAGGCGGCAGCAGCGTCGGCAGCACCCAGATGACCGCCGAACAAACAACCCACGCCGAAACCGTCGACCCGTCCAACATCAGTGCCGGCGGCAGCGTCTCCATCACCGCCACCGATGGAGATGTAAAATTCAGGGGAATGAAGATCAATGCCACCGATATCCATATTGATGCTGCTCACGACATCGACATGGACGCAGCCCAAAACATACAGCAGATTGGCGGCAAAACCAGCTCCTCCTCTTGGTCGCTGGGAGCTTCCTTCGGCCTGCCCCGTGGTAATTTTATGGGACTCACAGGCGGATTTGGCTCCGGCAACGGCACTGAGAATGGAAACTTAGTCACCCATACCGGTACCGTCATTGACGCCAGCGGTACTGTGACCCTGAATTCAGGTAACGATACTAACATTATCAGTTCCCAGATAATAGGCGAAAAAGTAGAGGCTGCCATCGGCGGCAACCTTAACATCGCCAGCCTGCAGGACAGCGACGACTACACGGCGAAGAATCAAAGCAGTGGCTTAGGTCTCGGCACTGGTAAAATCAGCGGTACCCACAGTTCCTTCAATACCGGCAAAACCAACTCCACTTATGACAGTGTCACCAGTCAGGCAGGTATCTTCGCCGCTGAGGAAGGCTTTGATATCTACGTGGAAAAATACCGACCTGAAGGGTGCGGTCATTTCTAG
- a CDS encoding hemagglutinin repeat-containing protein yields the protein MSNIIGTNDVGLTAKNDLNFDAAQNQQQIDGKTSSSSWSLGASFGLGGNFTGLTGGFGSGHGTENGNTVTHTGSVIDAAGTVTLKSGNDTNIIGSQVKGDKVVADIGGNLNLASTQDSDDYAANNQSIGVGFGTGKISGTHGSFNTGKTDSVYDSVTSQAGIFAGQDGFDITVGKNTDLKGAVISSEATPDKNKLSTDTLTYSDIENKAEYSASSKGIGYAAGKDANGDPVAKKDLGLIPNIGTTASGEASSTTKSAISPGTIEIRSNPDQDISNLSRTPEGAVNALGKIFDKQTVQEQQELAGLFGEEVFKAIGNLGLKEGSAEKVALDAFAGRLMAQLGGGSFASGAAGAAFNQIVINELEKIGNPAAMQWASVIVGAAAAKVVGGNARTGASVAASETKNNFLSDWQKEQREQALKEGDLEKVAYWDAIDKAQDQIISTLNIPPGTDLNDQENYNLLQNVSILAQEALANPDLAPGDYDGFKITDTGGILVLAGAVWVAINVDLKTLTLGAPALAARAGDVTPNGLRLTQHAVERTELRGFTLARIDNVVSNYSQKVYQPGGLEVYAKKVGNFYDVVIVNSTKEIVTVVGGNTGSLRTWSDVTRMLNNNGGYSSLPW from the coding sequence ATTAGCAACATAATCGGCACCAACGATGTCGGTCTTACCGCCAAAAACGACCTCAACTTCGACGCCGCCCAAAACCAACAACAGATCGACGGCAAAACCAGCTCCTCCTCCTGGTCCTTGGGAGCATCCTTCGGCCTTGGCGGCAACTTTACCGGCCTGACCGGCGGCTTCGGCTCCGGCCACGGCACGGAAAACGGCAACACGGTAACCCATACCGGCAGCGTCATTGACGCCGCCGGCACCGTAACCCTCAAATCCGGCAACGACACCAACATTATCGGTTCCCAGGTCAAAGGCGACAAAGTCGTGGCCGACATCGGCGGCAACCTCAACCTCGCCAGCACGCAGGACAGTGATGACTACGCGGCGAACAATCAAAGCATCGGCGTTGGTTTCGGCACCGGCAAAATCAGCGGTACCCATGGATCTTTCAATACCGGCAAAACCGACTCCGTCTACGACAGTGTCACCAGTCAGGCAGGGATCTTCGCCGGTCAAGACGGCTTTGACATTACGGTAGGGAAGAATACCGACCTAAAGGGTGCGGTCATTAGCAGCGAGGCTACGCCGGATAAGAATAAGCTGAGTACGGATACGCTGACGTATTCGGATATTGAGAACAAGGCGGAGTACAGCGCGAGCAGCAAAGGTATTGGCTACGCAGCAGGAAAAGATGCGAATGGCGACCCGGTAGCGAAAAAAGACTTGGGCTTGATACCCAATATTGGGACAACAGCCAGTGGAGAAGCCTCCAGCACCACCAAATCAGCGATTTCCCCGGGAACGATTGAGATTCGCAGCAATCCCGACCAGGATATTTCTAACCTCAGTCGCACTCCTGAGGGAGCCGTCAATGCGCTAGGGAAAATATTTGATAAGCAAACAGTGCAAGAACAGCAGGAATTAGCCGGATTATTTGGTGAAGAAGTATTTAAAGCGATTGGTAATCTGGGATTAAAAGAAGGCAGTGCTGAAAAAGTTGCTCTTGATGCTTTTGCTGGCAGGTTAATGGCTCAACTTGGCGGTGGTAGCTTTGCCTCAGGTGCTGCCGGAGCAGCCTTCAATCAGATCGTCATAAATGAACTGGAAAAAATCGGAAACCCGGCTGCAATGCAATGGGCCAGTGTGATTGTAGGAGCCGCCGCTGCTAAAGTTGTAGGTGGTAATGCTCGGACTGGGGCTAGTGTTGCTGCTAGTGAGACAAAGAATAATTTCCTCTCTGATTGGCAGAAAGAACAAAGAGAGCAAGCGCTTAAAGAAGGAGATTTGGAAAAGGTAGCCTATTGGGATGCTATCGATAAGGCTCAAGATCAAATTATTAGTACACTGAACATACCTCCAGGAACAGACTTAAATGATCAAGAGAACTATAATTTATTACAAAATGTATCAATTTTAGCGCAAGAAGCATTAGCGAATCCTGACCTAGCTCCTGGTGACTATGATGGATTTAAGATTACTGACACTGGTGGTATTTTAGTATTAGCTGGAGCAGTTTGGGTAGCAATAAATGTTGATTTGAAGACCTTAACGCTGGGTGCACCTGCTTTGGCTGCAAGAGCTGGTGATGTAACGCCAAATGGGTTAAGATTAACTCAGCATGCTGTGGAGAGAACAGAGTTAAGAGGGTTTACACTAGCCCGAATTGATAATGTCGTAAGTAACTATTCGCAGAAAGTATATCAACCCGGAGGATTAGAGGTCTATGCAAAAAAGGTTGGTAATTTTTATGATGTTGTTATTGTGAATAGTACAAAAGAAATAGTTACCGTTGTTGGTGGTAACACTGGTTCCTTGAGAACATGGTCAGACGTAACAAGGATGTTAAACAATAATGGTGGATATAGTTCTTTACCGTGGTAA
- a CDS encoding DUF7336 domain-containing protein, with amino-acid sequence MKFAYVLQHSYEVGEDGAFDEVKLIGVYSSKEKAEQVIRRYKILPGFKDYPMECFHISEYEIDKDQWAEGFINGDEA; translated from the coding sequence ATGAAATTTGCTTATGTTCTTCAACATAGCTATGAGGTTGGTGAAGATGGGGCATTCGATGAGGTAAAGCTTATAGGCGTTTACTCATCTAAAGAAAAAGCTGAGCAGGTTATACGGAGGTATAAAATACTTCCAGGTTTTAAAGACTATCCTATGGAGTGTTTTCATATCAGCGAGTATGAAATAGATAAAGATCAATGGGCGGAAGGTTTTATCAATGGGGATGAAGCTTGA